The Candidatus Cloacimonadota bacterium genome has a segment encoding these proteins:
- a CDS encoding DUF3597 domain-containing protein produces the protein MGVFSKILDKLGIKGKEEKAAAAAPAVKPEIPKTSALKPGGSVAKDSRPVAGMVGAAGSGFKLDAFKPGAPAAVPMVDVVAKLEKLAAANPEKLDWKTSIVDLMKLLGLDSSLAERKELAKELGCPEEKMADSAQMNMWLHKVVLQKIADNGGNVPKELLD, from the coding sequence ATGGGAGTATTCTCTAAAATTCTCGACAAGTTGGGCATCAAGGGTAAGGAGGAAAAAGCAGCCGCTGCTGCACCTGCCGTAAAACCTGAAATCCCGAAGACCAGCGCGCTTAAACCAGGCGGCTCAGTGGCGAAGGATTCCCGCCCAGTGGCAGGGATGGTTGGAGCCGCAGGCTCCGGCTTTAAGCTCGATGCTTTCAAGCCGGGTGCCCCCGCGGCAGTCCCCATGGTGGATGTGGTCGCCAAACTTGAAAAACTGGCCGCCGCAAATCCAGAGAAACTTGATTGGAAGACGTCGATCGTAGACCTGATGAAACTCTTGGGCCTTGACAGCAGCCTTGCTGAACGCAAGGAACTGGCCAAGGAACTTGGCTGCCCAGAGGAAAAGATGGCTGATTCAGCCCAAATGAACATGTGGCTGCACAAAGTTGTCCTTCAGAAGATCGCGGACAACGGCGGCAACGTGCCGAAGGAACTGCTCGACTGA